A window of the Arachis duranensis cultivar V14167 chromosome 5, aradu.V14167.gnm2.J7QH, whole genome shotgun sequence genome harbors these coding sequences:
- the LOC107489381 gene encoding protein PHYTOCHROME KINASE SUBSTRATE 1, protein MVIIASTTANSNMHNLQNFDSNQNNNHHLRNASISSYLNTNEQQQPTFVDSSRQNFNSRKEGQPLPFLQHGIMKEEDCEIGVFEAEKYFNGAEGGEVLMSQRRKNQYHHHYYDQKKDEQKSTETGKFNNRSSSKFGTPSSVPSESSWNSQSALLQSSLKESSRIKNNKVQRNKASFLANLGCKCYCSDKDSVDISNNAASAKKNLNPVLDTNNHHHRDSVKETNPHAEAEISLDNNKEKLLNRENGLLALKKIQLQEKAEKSRKSLEVFGSPILNHCTSKSLSFDKRLVMHSSWDDDDADAVVLPKIEETDLAKKGNGNYNDDDCESDASSDLFEIDSLTGKANNPFLVRPIRTSCEVISFCASPVTTCYAPSEASIEWSVVTASALEYSAMSDCEDQRSVATLRSPARPQPKAGKEVYKRRPGMLLGCKSQKAVGVASETVKASEKLSPNSQFSRKFDNINQVARFQAETKQGKPPMQQRSHPPHASQLLCI, encoded by the coding sequence ATGGTAATCATAGCATCCACTACTGCGAACAGCAACATGCATAACTTGCAAAATTTCGACTCTAATCAGAATAACAACCACCACCTCCGAAATGCTTCGATCTCTTCCTACTTGAACACCAATGAACAACAACAACCGACTTTTGTTGACTCGTCAAGGCAAAACTTCAACAGCAGAAAGGAGGGAcaacctcttccttttcttcaacatGGAATAATGAAGGAAGAGGACTGCGAAATCGGCGTCTTCGAGGCCGAAAAGTACTTTAACGGAGCAGAAGGAGGAGAGGTTCTGATGAGTCAACGAAGAAAGAACCAATATCATCACCATTATTACGACCAGAAAAAAGATGAACAAAAATCTACGGAGACTGGAAAGTTCAACAACAGAAGCAGCAGCAAGTTTGGAACACCGAGCAGCGTTCCTTCTGAATCAAGTTGGAACAGCCAAAGTGCACTGTTACAGAGTTCCTTGAAAGAATCTTCAAGAATCAAAAACAACAAGGTACAAAGAAATAAGGCTAGTTTTCTTGCAAACCTTGGATGCAAATGCTATTGTTCTGATAAAGATTCTGTTGATATTAGCAACAACGCTGCTAGCGCAAAAAAGAACTTGAATCCAGTTCTGGATACTAATAATCACCATCATCGTGATTCGGTTAAAGAAACTAATCCTCATGCAGAAGCAGAAATCTCGCTGGACAACAACAAAGAGAAGTTGTTGAACAGAGAAAACGGTTTATTAGCACTGAAGAAAATTCAACTTCAGGAAAAAGCAGAGAAATCAAGAAAATCATTGGAAGTGTTTGGTTCTCCAATCTTGAATCATTGCACGAGCAAGTCATTGAGCTTTGATAAAAGATTGGTAATGCATTCTTCatgggatgatgatgatgctgatgcTGTTGTTCTTCCAAAAATAGAGGAAACTGATTTAGCAAAAAAAGGAAATGGAAACTACAACGATGATGATTGTGAGAGTGATGCAAGTTCAGATTTATTTGAAATTGATAGTCTCACAGGGAAGGCAAATAATCCCTTCCTTGTTAGACCAATTAGAACTTCTTGCGAAGTTATTTCCTTCTGTGCTAGCCCCGTCACAACGTGTTATGCGCCGAGTGAGGCTAGCATAGAATGGAGCGTGGTAACGGCGAGCGCATTAGAGTACTCGGCCATGTCTGATTGCGAAGATCAAAGGTCTGTTGCAACCCTTAGGAGTCCAGCTAGACCACAGCCGAAAGCTGGAAAAGAGGTGTATAAGCGGCGTCCGGGCATGCTGTTGGGCTGCAAGAGCCAAAAAGCAGTTGGAGTAGCCTCGGAAACCGTCAAGGCATCTGAGAAGCTGAGCCCCAACTCCCAATTTAGTCGCAAATTCGATAACATAAATCAAGTGGCAAGGTTTCAAGCAGAGACAAAGCAGGGAAAACCACCAATGCAACAACGTTCACACCCACCACATGCTTCCCAACTCTTGTGCATTTAg